A genomic window from Silurus meridionalis isolate SWU-2019-XX chromosome 21, ASM1480568v1, whole genome shotgun sequence includes:
- the rnf6 gene encoding E3 ubiquitin-protein ligase RNF6: MDPPGGRDERRRQAERLRREEAYYHFINELSEEEYRLMRDSNLLGTPGEVTAEELRQRLDGAKERLSSQPRPESRPQNSEAGQEGSSAAAESGAESTNGDSLLEWLNTFRRTGNATRSGQSGNQTWRAVSRTNPNSGEFRFSLEININHEQPEPGEHSDTSEPVEIPVPQRASASLRTPPRPSPYSTQHPAPYSTTRPTLGRRAQARRTRSSMTPPITPPLISHAPYTSLRRNLALPQPVQLPPPAPPPPSALSQATPISPPQQQDSTNSMQGQVQPQLSSLGNEEEQEANDTPDCPESGSQASAQAVAQSREARRTRSRGRVRRIALSRSSRRSRSPLDRNAARSSSPTPSNSAPALESPGNVAAASVEMVEIPSEPTAAAESATEVGTEEGETPASGASGGVRRHPTIMLDLQVRRIRPGENRDRDSIASRTRSRARAAENTVTFESDSGGFRRTISRSERAGIRTYVSTIRIPLRRISETGLGEPSSTALRSILRQIMTGFGELSSLMETEADPEGSAPGQNVGVTSVAQAQRTQGGEATTGSSVTDLGREGGAVGDAGQARLGANGRDTNNLVENGTLPILRLAHFFLLNDEEDDEHPRGLTKEQIDNLATRTYGQASLEGEQGRACSVCINEYAQGNKLRSLPCAHEFHIHCIDRWLSENNTCPICRQPILSSHQD, encoded by the exons ATGGACCCTCCCGGCGGGCGAGACGAGCGTCGCCGTCAGGCCGAGCGTCTTCGGCGGGAGGAGGCGTACTACCACTTCATCAATGAGCTGAGTGAGGAGGAGTATCGGCTCATGAGAGACAGCAACCTGCTCGGCACACCGg gtgaagtCACGGCTGAGGAGCTGAGACAGCGTCTGGATGGAGCAAAGGAGCGCTTGTCCTCGCAGCCTCGCCCTGAATCACGTCCACAGAACAGTGAGGCGGGACAGGAGGGCAGCAGTG CTGCTGCCGAATCCGGGGCTGAGAGCACAAATGGAGACTCTCTGCTGGAATGGCTGAACACGTTCCGGCGCACAGGCAACGCCACCCGCAGTGGCCAGAGCGGGAACCAGACGTGGCGCGCTGTGAGCCGAACAAATCCGAACAGTGGCGAGTTTCGATTCAGCCTGGAAATCAACATCAATCACGAACAGCCCGAGCCGGGGGAACACAGCGACACCTCTGAACCGGTCGAAATCCCCGTTCCGCAGAGGGCCTCTGCTTCTCTACGCACTCCCCCAAGGCCCTCTCCCTATTCCACTCAGCACCCTGCCCCTTATTCTACCACCAGGCCCACCCTGGGGAGGCGAGCTCAGGCACGGCGCACTCGCAGTAGCATGACTCCGCCCATAACCCCGCCTCTGATCTCCCATGCTCCGTATACAAGTTTGAGGAGGAACCTTGCTTTGCCTCAGCCAGTGCAGCTTCCTCCTCCtgcacctcctcctccttccgCTCTTTCACAGGCCACACCCATATCCCCGCCTCAACAACAGGATAGTACTAACAGCATGCAGGGTCAAGTACAGCCGCAGCTTTCTTCGCTTGGTAATGAGGAGGAGCAGGAAGCTAACGATACTCCGGACTGTCCGGAAAGTGGGTCTCAGGCCAGTGCCCAGGCAGTGGCACAAAGCCGCGAGGCACGCAGAACTCGTTCACGTGGCCGGGTCCGCCGGATAGCTCTGTCTCGGTCCTCGCGTCGTAGCCGCTCTCCTCTGGATCGAAACGCCGCTCGAAGCTCAAGCCCGACCCCCAGCAACAGTGCGCCTGCGCTAGAGTCCCCTGGAAACGTGGCTGCTGCCTCTGTGGAGATGGTGGAAATTCCTTCAGAGCCAACAGCAGCAGCGGAATCTGCCACCGAAGTGGGCACAGAGGAGGGCGAGACACCTGCGTCTGGTGCGTCAGGAGGCGTCCGCCGGCACCCAACTATCATGTTGGATTTGCAGGTGCGGCGAATCCGGCCGGGAGAGAACCGGGACCGCGATAGCATTGCTAGCCGCACGCGCTCTCGTGCCCGTGCCGCGGAAAATACAGTCACCTTCGAGAGCGACAGTGGAGGCTTCCGGCGGACCATCTCGCGCTCAGAACGTGCCGGCATCCGCACCTACGTCAGCACTATCCGCATTCCCCTACGACGCATCTCGGAGACAGGTCTGGGCGAGCCGAGCTCAACGGCATTGCGTTCCATCCTGCGGCAGATCATGACGGGCTTTGGGGAACTCAGTTCCTTAATGGAGACGGAGGCAGACCCAGAAGGCTCCGCCCCTGGACAGAACGTGGGCGTCACCAGTGTGGCTCAGGCACAGCGCACGCAGGGTGGCGAAGCCACAACGGGGAGTTCTGTAACCGATTTGGGACGAGAGGGTGGAGCAGTAGGCGACGCAGGCCAGGCCAGGCTGGGCGCCAACGGACGGGACACAAATAACCTGGTGGAAAACGGCACCTTGCCCATCCTGCGCCTGGCGCACTTCTTCCTTCTGAACGACGAGGAGGACGACGAGCACCCGCGCGGCCTCACCAAAGAGCAGATTGACAATCTGGCTACGCGCACCTACGGCCAGGCGAGCCTGGAGGGTGAACAGGGGCGCGCCTGCAGCGTCTGCATTAACGAGTACGCACAGGGCAACAAGCTGCGCAGCCTTCCCTGCGCACACGAGTTCCACATCCACTGCATCGACCGCTGGCTCTCGGAGAACAACACGTGCCCCATCTGCAGGCAGCCCATTCTGTCCAGCCACCAGGACTGA
- the cdk8 gene encoding cyclin-dependent kinase 8, translating into MDYDFKVKLTGERERVEDLFEYEGCKVGRGTYGHVYKAKRKDGKDDKEYALKQIEGTGISMSACREIALLRELKHPNVISLQKVFLSHADRKVWLLFDYAEHDLWHIIKFHRASKANKKPLQLPRGMVKSLLYQILDGIHYLHANWVLHRDLKPANILVMGEGPERGRVKIADMGFARLFNSPLKPLADLDPVVVTFWYRAPELLLGARHYTKAIDIWAIGCIFAELLTSEPIFHCRQEDIKTSNPYHHDQLDRIFNVMGFPADKDWEDIKKMPEHSTLMKDFRRNTYTNCSLIKYMEKHKVKPDSKAFHLLQKLLTMDPIRRITSEQAMQDPYFLEEPLPTSDVFAGCQIPYPKREFLTEEEPEDKADKKNQQQQGNNHTNGAGHTGNPDNSHAQGPPLKKVRVVPPTTTSSGLIMASDYQRSNPHAAYQNPGPSTSLPQSSMGYSSTSQQPPQYSHQTHRY; encoded by the exons ATGGACTATGATTTCAAAGTGAAACTGACTGGAGAAAGGGAACGAGTGGAGGACCTGTTCGAGTACGAGGGATGTAAAGTCGGCCGGGGGACCTACGGGCATGTGTACAAGGCGAAGAGAAAAGACGG GAAGGATGATAAAGAGTATGCGCTGAAGCAGATCGAGGGCACAGGGATCTCCATGTCTGCATGCAGAGAAATAGCG ctGCTCAGAGAGCTGAAGCACCCCAATGTGATCTCACTGCAGAAAGTTTTCCTGTCACATGCGGACCGCAAAGTGTGGCTTCTCTTCGACTATGCAGAGCATGACCTCTGG cacatCATTAAGTTCCACCGAGCCTCTAAGGCCAATAAGAAACCTCTGCAGCTGCCGCGCGGGATGGTGAAGTCTCTTCTCTACCAGATCCTGGACGGCATCCACTATCTGCACGCCAACTGGGTCCTTCACAGAGACCTG AAACCTGCAAATATCTTAGTAATGGGCGAGGGGCCAGAGAGGGGCCGTGTCAAAATAG cggaTATGGGCTTTGCCCGGCTCTTTAATTCACCACTAAAGCCTTTAGCTGATCTGGACCCTGTGGTGGTCACCTTCTGGTACCGAGCACCAGAACTGCTGCTGGGAGCCAGACATTACACCAAAGCCATcg ATATCTGGGCAATCGGCTGCATCTTCGCCGAGCTCTTGACATCGGAGCCGATATTCCACTGTAGGCAGGAGGACATTAAGACCAGTAACCCGTACCACCACGACCAGCTGGACCGCATCTTTAATGTCATGGGCTTCCCTGCAG ATAAAGACTGGGAGGACATTAAGAAGATGCCGGAACACTCCACACTTATGAAAGACTTCAGAAGGAACAC ATACACTAACTGCAGCCTTATAAAATACATGGAAAAGCATAAAGTCAAACCTGACAGTAAAGCATTCCACTTG CTCCAAAAGCTGCTCACTATGGACCCGATCCGAAGGATCACATCTGAACAGGCCATGCAGGACCCGTACTTCCTGGAGGAGCCTCTTCCCACCTCTGA tgtaTTCGCAGGTTGCCAGATCCCATACCCCAAGCGAGAGTTCTTGACAGAGGAGGAACCCGAGGACAAGGCGGATAAA AAGAACCAGCAGCAACAGGGGAACAACCACACCAATGGGGCGGGGCACACTGGTAACCCTGACAACAGCCACGCACAAGGCCCGCCTCTCAAAAAAGTGAGAGTGGTTCCGCCTACCACTACCTCAAGCGGCCTGATCATGGCCTCAGACTACCAg